A single region of the Drosophila miranda strain MSH22 chromosome 2, D.miranda_PacBio2.1, whole genome shotgun sequence genome encodes:
- the LOC108154929 gene encoding ubiquitin-conjugating enzyme E2-17 kDa isoform X1, which yields MALKRINKELQDLGRDPPAQCSAGPVGDDLFHWQATIMGPPDSPYQGGVFFLTIHFPTDYPFKPPKVAFTTRIYHPNINSNGSICLDILRSQWSPALTISKVLLSICSLLCDPNPDDPLVPEIARIYKTDREKYNELAREWTRKYAM from the exons ATGGCGTTAAAAAGAATCAATAAG GAACTGCAAGATCTGGGCAGAGATCCACCTGCACAATGTTCAGCCGGACCAGTTGGAGACGATT TGTTTCACTGGCAAGCTACAATAATGGGCCCG CCGGACAGCCCTTATCAAGGAGGTGTATTCTTCTTAACTATACATTTTCCAACAGACTATCCCTTTAAGCCACCAAAAGTGGCTTTTACAACGCGCATATACCATCCAAACATCAACAGCAATGGATCGATTTGTCTCGATATATTAAGATCTCAGTGGTCGCCAGCATTAACTATTTCAAAAG TCTTATTATCAATTTGCTCTCTACTCTGTGATCCCAATCCAGACGATCCGCTTGTTCCAGAGATTGCCCGAATATATAAAACCGATCGGGAAAAATATAATGAGCTGGCACGAGAGTGGACTAGAAAGTATGCTATGTGA
- the LOC108154929 gene encoding ubiquitin-conjugating enzyme E2-17 kDa isoform X2 — protein MTTLLLKELQDLGRDPPAQCSAGPVGDDLFHWQATIMGPPDSPYQGGVFFLTIHFPTDYPFKPPKVAFTTRIYHPNINSNGSICLDILRSQWSPALTISKVLLSICSLLCDPNPDDPLVPEIARIYKTDREKYNELAREWTRKYAM, from the exons ATGACTACTTTATTGTTAAAA GAACTGCAAGATCTGGGCAGAGATCCACCTGCACAATGTTCAGCCGGACCAGTTGGAGACGATT TGTTTCACTGGCAAGCTACAATAATGGGCCCG CCGGACAGCCCTTATCAAGGAGGTGTATTCTTCTTAACTATACATTTTCCAACAGACTATCCCTTTAAGCCACCAAAAGTGGCTTTTACAACGCGCATATACCATCCAAACATCAACAGCAATGGATCGATTTGTCTCGATATATTAAGATCTCAGTGGTCGCCAGCATTAACTATTTCAAAAG TCTTATTATCAATTTGCTCTCTACTCTGTGATCCCAATCCAGACGATCCGCTTGTTCCAGAGATTGCCCGAATATATAAAACCGATCGGGAAAAATATAATGAGCTGGCACGAGAGTGGACTAGAAAGTATGCTATGTGA
- the LOC108154929 gene encoding ubiquitin-conjugating enzyme E2-17 kDa isoform X3: MTELQDLGRDPPAQCSAGPVGDDLFHWQATIMGPPDSPYQGGVFFLTIHFPTDYPFKPPKVAFTTRIYHPNINSNGSICLDILRSQWSPALTISKVLLSICSLLCDPNPDDPLVPEIARIYKTDREKYNELAREWTRKYAM; encoded by the exons ATGACG GAACTGCAAGATCTGGGCAGAGATCCACCTGCACAATGTTCAGCCGGACCAGTTGGAGACGATT TGTTTCACTGGCAAGCTACAATAATGGGCCCG CCGGACAGCCCTTATCAAGGAGGTGTATTCTTCTTAACTATACATTTTCCAACAGACTATCCCTTTAAGCCACCAAAAGTGGCTTTTACAACGCGCATATACCATCCAAACATCAACAGCAATGGATCGATTTGTCTCGATATATTAAGATCTCAGTGGTCGCCAGCATTAACTATTTCAAAAG TCTTATTATCAATTTGCTCTCTACTCTGTGATCCCAATCCAGACGATCCGCTTGTTCCAGAGATTGCCCGAATATATAAAACCGATCGGGAAAAATATAATGAGCTGGCACGAGAGTGGACTAGAAAGTATGCTATGTGA
- the LOC108154927 gene encoding regucalcin — protein sequence MSYKVEALPDSYAGLGEGPHWDVDRQSLYYVDLEVGVIHRYDFKQNKVYKAQIEGEAFASFILPIANRPQEFAVGCNRRCVVVQWDGVATVAKVLRVLFEVQPGLEDNRINDAKTDPRGRFVGGTMCCSGDIFTQWKGELYNWQAGGQVTKIRGEVGISNGLAWDVKAKKFYFIDTNTHEVVAYDYNVDTGAVANPKVVFDLRKIRPNTPLYPDGMTIDTEGNIYVATFNGGSVFKVNPSSGKILLEIKIPTTQITSVAFGGPQLDILYVTTANKFDQPVPAGTTYKVTGLNAKGLPGVPLKI from the exons ATGTCCTACAAAGTAGAAGCACTGCCCGACTCGTATGCCGGCCTGGGCGAGGGTCCCCACTGGGATGTGGACCGCCAGAGTCTGTACTACGTGGACCTGGAGGTGGGCGTCATCCATCGCTACGACTTCAAGCAGAACAAGGTGTACAAGGCCCAGATCGAGGGCGAGGCGTTCGCCTCCTTCATTCTGCCCATCGCGAACAGGCCGCAGGAGTTTGCGGTCGGCTGCAACCGGCGCTGTGTCGTCGTCCAGTGGGATGGCGTTGCCACCGTGGCCAAGGTCCTGCGCGTCCTGTTCGAGGTGCAGCCTGGCTTGGAGGACAATCGCATCAACGATGCCAAGACTGATCCTAGGGGACGCTTTGTGGGCGGCACCATGTGCTGCTCGGGCGACATCTTCACGCAGTGGAAGGGCGAGCTCTACAACTGGCAGGCTGGCGGCCAGGTCACCAAGATCCGCGGCGAGGTGGGCATCTCCAATGGCCTGGCCTGGGACGTGAAGGCCAAGAAGTTCTACTTCATTGACACCAACACGCACGAGGTCGTGGCCTACGACTACAATGTGGACACCGGTGCGGTGGCCAATCCCAAGGTGGTCTTCGATCTCAGGAAGATCCGACCCAATACACCGCTCTATCCCGATGGCATGACCATCGACACCGAGGGCAACATCTATGTGGCCACCTTCAATGGTGGTTCCGTCTTCAAGGTGAATCCAAG CTCTGGTAAGATCCTGCTGGAGATCAAAATCCCCACCACGCAGATCACCTCAGTGGCCTTTGGGGGCCCACAGCTGGACATTCTGTATGTGACGACGGCCAACAAGTTCGATCAGCCCGTTCCCGCTGGCACCACCTACAAGGTGACCGGCCTCAATGCCAAGGGCCTGCCCGGTGTCCCCTTGAAGATCTAG